TTTTGAGGGTCATCCGGTGAGCGGAGCGTATATTCCTTGGTATATTTCTCCAGTTCTTTTTGTGCTTGTCCCAAATGATACCGGGCATTGACCATATCCGGATCATATTCCAGAGATTTTTCAAAGGATTCAATTGCATCTGTATACTGTTCCAAAGCATTATAAGCCAGACCAAGATGAAAATAGGCACTCGCATTTTCCGGTTCTATCCGGATAGTTTGCCAAAATGAAGAAATTCCGTTGCTGTACTGTCCCAGATGGTTGTAAGACAATCCCAATTCATAATGAGCCTCTGCATAATCAGGATTTAAACGAATAGCCTGTCTGTAAGATTCTGCAGCCAGCGAGTAATTGTCATCATTAAAATAAGCGTGCCCCAACTCAAAATGAGCCGTATCATAGTCTGGATTTAAACGAATTGCTTCCATATAAGATGCATAGCTATCCTGTTTTGTGTTTTCTGTACAAAATGACAGGAATATTGCAATCATTACAAGGACAGCAACATTGATTTTTCTATAAACGTCCTGTTGATTAGGCATGAAAAAAGACTCCTTTGTTAACAATAGAAAATAAGAGTTAGTTAAAAAAATGTCAATACAGCATATCATCAATTCATTAAATTTAATCAGATAAAATGCAGTTTAAACGGCATTTTGCTGAAAAAATGTTCAATAGATCTTTTTTTTGTAGAATAAACAGTTCTTGAACCGAATTCTGAACCCTCTTAGATTTACATATCTTGAGATTAGCGGCTTCATGTTGGGTGAAGTCGCTCTGTTTTTTCAGAGGTATACCTTTCAGAGGAGAGAGAATTCATGAATCATTCAGATATTCTTGTGGTGATTCCCCATAGTGGATTGATCATTCCCTATGAAATCGACATGGATTCACTCTCGTCGGATTTCCGTCTTCTGGTTCAAAATGTGGATTGGTACACCAACTGGCTTTATGATTTCAGGGATATCCTTTCAAACCGGCATCTTGTCTTTCCTTATTGCAGCATGATTGTGGAAGGTAACCGGCATCCCGATATCCTCGATGATTCTGTCCCCCTGGTTGATGTGTGGGGACGGCCGGTCTATGAACAGGGACGTGAACCTTCACTGGCAAGGCGGCAGGAAATGTCGGATAGATATTTAAAAAAATTCCACCAGGTGATTACTGAAGAAATACGATCCGGCGCTACCTTTCTCCTGGATGGACACAGTACAGTTTCAGCCCGGGGAGTAACAGATCATCAGATCGACCTGATGAATTATCAGCATTCTAAGCTGGATAAAGAGCCTGTTTATTATTCTCCGGATGCATATATTGAAACCTATGCTGCTGAACTCCGGAAACGTCTGCCGGAAGTAAACGTTACGGTTAATGCGTCTGAATATTATACGGTGTACGGCCATGTGTGTTCTGCCCATTCCATTTCAGCCACGACCCGTATCGGGGACAGGGTACCGGCGATTCTGCAGGAGACCAATGAACGGCTTTACAAGCATCCGGATAAAACACCGGATGTGGATGCAATAAACCGGCTGCGCAGAGCCTTTGCAGAATCCCTGGCTGTTACCGTGGAAAATCTTCAGAAAAAGACCGGAGGAAACGAATCATGATTAATCTTCATGTTGGCCGGCAGACCTTCGATTTTGATTGTGGGGCTACAGCACTGCAACTGGTGATGGCTTATTACGGAGTAGATATCCGGGGGGATGAATTAATGAAAGCCCTTGGAACAGGAGAGGATGGAACTCCGGTATCAGGTATGATCAAAGTGGCTGAAGATCATGGTTTTTCAGTCATTGCCAAATCAGGGTGGACACTGAAGGAATTGAAACAAATGCTGGATAAAGGATATCCGGTAATTGTTTTGGTGCAGGCCTGGGCTGATCAATATATGACACTTGAAGAATGGAAAAGTGATTATGATGATGGACACTATGTCATCGTCATCGGATATTCCAAAGGGGTACTGCTTTTCGAGGATCCTTCTTCATTTCACCGGACCTGGTTAAGGGAAAGGGAATTTATGGCCAGGTGGCATGATGTCGATACGGGCTCGCAAGAAAAATTTGAACATTTTGGAATCGTACTTACCGGTAAGGAACCGGCTGTGAAAATTCCAAAACACATGGATTGAGTGAAAGTATTGGTCATATTTTCGGACGCGCGTTGGTTCTAACCCGTTAATAATGAATTATGGATCTTCATGAAGGAAAAACGAAGCACACTTGTTATTCTGAATATTCCGGTTGAAATCATCTGGAAAAAAGTAAAGAACATAAACCTGAGAGTGTATCCACCGGATGGACAGGTAAGGATGTCTGTCCCTCATGGAATCGGTGAATCAACCGTCAAGACTTTTATTCTGAAAAAAATGGAATGGATACATTCAAAACAGGCGATGTTTCAACGACAGCCATTGATAGCTAAAAAACAGATGCATACTGGAGAAATTCATACCTTATGGGGAAACTCTTATCGTTTGCATGTCATTGAACAGGTGTCTTCTCCAAAAGTGTGGCTTGGAGTTGATAAGACCCTGATTATGCAGATTCAACCGGGAATGGGGCGCGACCAACGGCAAGTTCTTTTGGAAGATTGGTATCGCCGGCAGCTAAAAAAAGTAATTCCTGATTTTATATCACACTGGGAGCCTGTCCTGGGAGTTCATGTAAAGGAATGGAAAGTCAGAAAAATGAAAACCCGCTGGGGAAGCTGCAATATTCAGGCACAAAGGATCTGGTTTAATTTGGAACTGGCCAAAAAGCCCCTGAAGTGTCTGGAATATATTGTTGTACACGAGATGAACCATTTACTGGAACGTTACCACAATGCCCGGTTTTATCGGTTGATGGATTCCTGGATGCCGGATTGGCGGGATTACAAAGAGTTGTTGAATCAAATTCCGGATATTCAATAAATACTTTTTGTGAATTTTATTCATCTACTTTACTGATTCGATAGATTATCCCGATTAATAATCAATAAAATGATATGCAAATTACTTCATAAGTACCATTTTTCGGATGGATGTATTGCCTTCGTATTCAATCTGATACATGTACACGCCAGACGGTGCAAGGTGATTGTTTTGATCATACCCATCCCAATACACGACCTTATGACCGGCTTGTTCATACGAATTTTTCAGAGTTATGATATGTTCTCCGAGAACATTGTATATGGATATATTGACAAAACCATCCTTCGGAAGATCATATTGAATGGTGGTTGAACTGTTAAACGGATTCGGGTAGTTTGGGTGGAGGGAGAAGTTTCGGGGAAGGGTTTCTTCATGAATGTTCGTGATTGACAGTCCTTTTTTGTAGCAATAATAGTGTTCAGGTTCTGAATTGGTAAGATCATATTCCGGATCAAGGTATTCTGTAGTCCAGTACGGCAGTTCAGGGGGTGTTTCAGAGATGAGCATCTCTATCCATTCCTCATCCGTCAGTCTGTTGGCGATTGGCTGGACAAATTCATAAGATGAAAAAATACCGCCCACTGTTACCGTGAGTTCTCCTTCAACCGGGCATATTACATAGATTCTGAAAGGGTAGCCCACACCTTCCTCAAGGCAGGAGGATGTGTTTGGGTCTGTGTGTACATCTGCAATAACGGGCATCTCATCATCAATGGCAGGTAAGAACATATCATAAAAATCATTATACTCATTGAACGTGACAAGGTCTTCGACAGTTTCACCAAACAGGCAAAGGGCTATGTATTCATCCGTGGTGATTTCCTCTCCGGTCAGCTCTTTTTCCGATATACTTTTCAGGGTTAAGAGCAGGTCTTCCAATATGATTAACCGCTCTTCCATATCTTCATTGAGTATGGAAAGTCCAAGCAATCCCTCTTTTGTCAATTTTGTAAGAGAAGCCAGCCGGGCAAAAACCCAGGGATTGGATTCCACGTAACCCCGGATAAGTATATTTCTGGGCCCGTCACCGATGGGTGTTTCACTCGGTTTTGCGTATAAAATAGTATTATGCCGTAATTCGGTCCATGAACTCAGTGCCGTATTCAAATCCTTCCGGAGCCATGCCAGATTTTGCATAAACGGCGGGAAGCCCCCGTTTTTCTCCATTAGGAGAGGCATCAGACAATAAAGCCAGTTCCAATAGAGGTTTTCTACCCATTGTTCTTCCGGATAATCTTCAAATTTGGCTTTCAGCAATGCGAGTTGACTCAAATATCCGGGATACCCGGTTTCACCCATCTCTTCCAGCAGGTTAAAGGCCTCATCCGAATTTAAGACGGCGAGAATATCCAGGGACTTTGGCATGAGTCGTTCCAGTGAAACAAGCTGGTCCAGGATATATGAATCAGGAACGAAACGCTGTCCCATAAACCGCATACCTGTGCCTGTCAATGTTGTGATTTCAGGATCAGGGAAAAAATCATCAGCCCAGTTAATAAATGCTGACAGATCAGATTCGTTCAATATATCTTCAAGATTCCGGGATGCGAAGTCCTGGCCAAAATATTCCAATGCTGCACTGAAATAATCCTGGGGCAACAGATCATCGGCTTTTCCCACAAAAAAGACAGTTGGCAGATATATGTTATTCCACAGAGTCCATACCTCATTGCTATTATCCATATTCTCCATGAGATAAATCAGGGCAAGAGCAGAACCGGTAATATGAATACAGGATGATGCTTCGCTATCATGTAAAACAAACGTCTGCCTTCCATGCCACATCATGGCCTTAAAATAGTTCTCCAGTTCCTCTGTTTTTGTATAATGCCCTCTGGGTTTGTACTGGCTGTAATCTTCAGGATAAGCGCCGAAGAGGGGGGATATCTCATATCCTTCATGGGCTTCAATCAGTTCCAGTTCCTGACGGACCGTATCGGAGACGAGATCCGGCACCTGATAGGTACTGTCCATTAGTTTCAGGGGGACCGAAAAGTAGGCGACGAGGGTTTTAAAAGAGGACCTGATGAGATCATCGGAGTGTGTGTGATAGGCGTTGAGGGATTCATGGACCAGCATACTGTCCATCTCTTTCAGATAACGGATAAGATAATCCTCTTCAGTGGTTGAAAGAATTTTATCGAACAGTATATGGTAGGTGTGTAAAACAGCATCAGTGGTAATAAATTGGGGGATATCGTTTTCCCGGGCTTCATTATAGATGTCGTAGATCTCTTTATAGCCTGTCGGACCGGAGGTTCTTCCGGGAATCACCACAAAATGGTTTTCCAGTAATTTCTGTTTTTGTGATTCGGTAAAAGTGAAATCGCTGAAGTTTGCAACATTACTGAAATCTGATTCGATGACATATTGTGGTGCATTGGGTTCAATGTCAACAAGACAGGGGATATATGTACCGAACTCTGTTTCAATTTGTCCGGTAATATCGGCCAGCATGCCTGTTTGAGCGAAGGAAAGTTTAAATGCAATCACAAGTATTGATAACAATTTTACTTTCATTTTCACTCCAGTTTAAATATGAAAATGTTGTTTATATTATTATAGTGTGAACAAAAATCTTATGCAAGAGTAAATCTGTTGGTGGCTTTTTTGAATCTTGATATCCTCCACAGAAGCCTTCATTCATCATTATCAATTGTTATCGTTTTCTTATTTAACTTTTTTACCCCAAACAATCTGATCACCGACTACAATGACTAAATCCTCTTTACGATCCATTGCCCGGTATTCACAATATATATTTGGATTAGAAAAAACATTTTTCCAGCTTTTACCATTGAAGTGAATAAATTGCCGGATAGCGCCAATCATCAGAATATCATTTTCTGCCTTAGTGTCCATATCAACATAAAAATCCCCAGGATAATCCTGATACATTATCCAATGACTCATATAGTCCTTACTATAAGGGAATTTCAATATGCCCTGAATGGCTCTCACATACAGATGCTCCTTAAGGATGTCGAATGTTATCATGTGCCCCCAATCCGAAAAAACACCCAATGTACGGTCCCAAATTCCGTTAGCCGTATTGGAACTCATAAGAGTTTTACATTCACCATTTTTTATGTTGATAAATGCACTCTTAAAAGGACTGAATCGAGTATAACCGACAACAAACACATCATTACCCATACCTTTCACTTTTGACCAATCTAACTGGGACTCCCATGAATTGGATATCCTGCGGAACCGGCTCCCGTCGTAGTGGACAATGCGTCCATATCTGCCTACAAACCAAACATCATTTGGTGAAGCTCCCCAAATAGAACCACCAAGCCCTCCTGGTATTATTCCCATTTCTGTTAAGTGGTAGTGAGTCCATGATTCTCCATCCCAATGAATTGGATAACTTGATAGTACCCAGATATCATCTTCTGCAAAATACCAGATACTGTATAAATCAAGAGTATTGCTGTAAATACCCATAAATTCCCATTCCGAACCATTCCATCGAGCGGCATTATATTCACCATCCGGGGTATTTATGTTTCCCACAACCCAGATGTTGTTTTCATCCACAATGGCCACATCATTGAGGGTTGACCCGGCATCTCCCAGGGTTTCCACGGTCCATGTAAAATCATGGCTGGTGGTATCCGGCGTGGTAACGGCGATGGGATCGGACCGGTCTTTGTCCCGGCCGTCTTTCATATAGCTTATGTGATAGGTATAATCCGCCGCCGGCAAAAGTCCCGTATCCCGGATATAACCGCTTTGTCCGCTGAGTGTTTCCGTTACCACCAGACTGTCATCCCGGTAGAGTCCGCACGTCCACGTTTCCGGCACCCCGGAAGCCGTCACCCGGAATGTGGCCTCCACACAGACCACATCCACCGCTTCAAGCGCCAGTCCGTAATCCTCCGGCTCCGGGCTGAAGCAGGCGGTGATGAGGAAGGGGAGAAGAAGTGTGTAAATCAGAGGGGATTTTAGGCGGAATATATGTTGTTTATGGATGTTCATGGGGGTTCCTTTATTTCTTATATGTCAGCCAAATCATTTTTACTGCTACTTCCCTTTTTTCATTCATGATGCACTCCTTTCACAATAATTCCCCCCGGGATAGCTGAATCAAACAAGCCCACAATCACTGCCAGATTGTCTGTGTAGCGTGCCCGTCGCATCTCCTAATATTTATTTTCCCATTACAACTTTAGACAGAAAACTGCCATGATCGACGCCAACAGCCACTACGGACCGGTTTATCACAGCGATACTTTTTAGACGGACGGATTCAGAAACAAGCCCTTCATACCAATGCCAGGAGAGTCCGTTAAAATGAAACAAAGAACCGAATTCACCGGCAATAAATAAATCTGCTTCATGATTTCCCCGCATTTTCCACGGATATGCAAAATAACCGGTATGTGCTTCCACATCTATCCGGGTGTATTTTTGGGGTGACTCCCGGTTATCCAGCTCATATAGTCCATAACCCCCGGCTATTTTCAGACGCCGGCTGTGAGGACCGGTCCAAATTGTCCAGGCTTCAGGAGACCAGTATGTTTCATCATCCAGATTATTTGTTCCATCACTGTACCGATGGAAAAGTTTCGTTGGTTTTGAATCAAAGATTCCTATGATTACTGACTGGGTAAACTCGTCACATCCGGCTACCCATATATGATTTGCGTTTACTCCGTAAATATCTGTGAAATCCACATCCGTCCCGCTCTCCACCCGGCGGAACCGGCTCCCGTCGTAGTGGACAATGCGTCCATATCTGCCTACAAACCAAACATCATTTGGTGAAGCTCCCCAAATAGAACCACCAAGCCCTCCTGGTATTATTCCCATTTCTGTTAAGTGGTAGTGAGTCCATGATTCTCCATCCCAATGAATTGGATAACTTGATAGTACCCAGATATCATCTTCTGCAAAATACCAGATACTGTATAAATCAAGAGTATTGCTGTAAATACCCATAAATTCCCATTCCGAACCATTCCATCGAGCGGCATTATATTCACCATCCGGGGTATTTATGTTTCCCACAACCCAGATATTGTTTTCATCCACAATGGCCACATCATTGAAGTAAGACCCGGCATCTCCCAGCGTTTCCACGGTCCATGTAAAATCATGGCTGGTGGTATCCGGCGTGGTAACGGCGATGGGATCGGACCGGTCTTTGTCCCGGCCCTCTTTCATATAGGTTATGTGATAGGTATAATCCGCCGCCGGCAAAAGTCCCGTATCCCGGATATAACCGCTTTGTCCGCTAAGTGTCTCTGTTACCACCAGACTGTCATCCCGGTAGAGTCCGCACGTCCACGTTTCCGGCACCCCGGAAGCCGTCACCCGGAATGTGGCCTCCACACAGACCACATCCACCGCTTCGAGCACCAGTCCGTAATCATCCGGTTCCGGGTTAAAACAGGCGGTGATGAGGAAGGGGAGAAGAAGAAGAGGGGATTTTGGAAAGAAGTTTTGATGTTTATGGTTTTTCATCGGTTACCTTATGCGTTATTAATAAACAGAGAATAGTTGTTTAAAAGCACTGTGACCATTAAAAGTCCCGCCAAAAGACATATTCGTTTACCCATGGCACTGTCTCCTATGCATTTCTTCCATATAATTATCGAACTCCTCGAAAAACTACAGCCCGAAAACTGCTGCCCGTAGCTCCGGCAACAAATACGTGATTATTAAAATGATAAATACCAAATGAATAGCCGTCCAGGGATAATTCGGGATAATTTCTTACGGTGCTGCCGTTATAGTGATATACTTTATTCCAGTCTCCTACGATAAAGAAATCGTTTATACTGTTCCCATGCATATCAAAAGAGAATAAGTCATGATTAAACAATGAAGTATGCTGATGCGGATTTTGCTGATTTAAAAGATAGGTGCCGGAATTACTACCACCCCATACCGAAACGATAAACCCTTTTCTATCCGGAACCCAGACCGTATTAGGATTATTATAATTATCTTTAAAGAAGGGGTGATCAAAATCCCAGACAACCTCCCAGGTTTCCCCCTCGGAATAGAGAAGCACTCCCGA
This window of the Candidatus Neomarinimicrobiota bacterium genome carries:
- a CDS encoding DUF3160 domain-containing protein yields the protein MKVKLLSILVIAFKLSFAQTGMLADITGQIETEFGTYIPCLVDIEPNAPQYVIESDFSNVANFSDFTFTESQKQKLLENHFVVIPGRTSGPTGYKEIYDIYNEARENDIPQFITTDAVLHTYHILFDKILSTTEEDYLIRYLKEMDSMLVHESLNAYHTHSDDLIRSSFKTLVAYFSVPLKLMDSTYQVPDLVSDTVRQELELIEAHEGYEISPLFGAYPEDYSQYKPRGHYTKTEELENYFKAMMWHGRQTFVLHDSEASSCIHITGSALALIYLMENMDNSNEVWTLWNNIYLPTVFFVGKADDLLPQDYFSAALEYFGQDFASRNLEDILNESDLSAFINWADDFFPDPEITTLTGTGMRFMGQRFVPDSYILDQLVSLERLMPKSLDILAVLNSDEAFNLLEEMGETGYPGYLSQLALLKAKFEDYPEEQWVENLYWNWLYCLMPLLMEKNGGFPPFMQNLAWLRKDLNTALSSWTELRHNTILYAKPSETPIGDGPRNILIRGYVESNPWVFARLASLTKLTKEGLLGLSILNEDMEERLIILEDLLLTLKSISEKELTGEEITTDEYIALCLFGETVEDLVTFNEYNDFYDMFLPAIDDEMPVIADVHTDPNTSSCLEEGVGYPFRIYVICPVEGELTVTVGGIFSSYEFVQPIANRLTDEEWIEMLISETPPELPYWTTEYLDPEYDLTNSEPEHYYCYKKGLSITNIHEETLPRNFSLHPNYPNPFNSSTTIQYDLPKDGFVNISIYNVLGEHIITLKNSYEQAGHKVVYWDGYDQNNHLAPSGVYMYQIEYEGNTSIRKMVLMK
- a CDS encoding SprT family zinc-dependent metalloprotease codes for the protein MKEKRSTLVILNIPVEIIWKKVKNINLRVYPPDGQVRMSVPHGIGESTVKTFILKKMEWIHSKQAMFQRQPLIAKKQMHTGEIHTLWGNSYRLHVIEQVSSPKVWLGVDKTLIMQIQPGMGRDQRQVLLEDWYRRQLKKVIPDFISHWEPVLGVHVKEWKVRKMKTRWGSCNIQAQRIWFNLELAKKPLKCLEYIVVHEMNHLLERYHNARFYRLMDSWMPDWRDYKELLNQIPDIQ